A genomic window from Euleptes europaea isolate rEulEur1 chromosome 9, rEulEur1.hap1, whole genome shotgun sequence includes:
- the GNPDA2 gene encoding glucosamine-6-phosphate isomerase 2 isoform X2, whose amino-acid sequence MIWQANGLQNISAIASSKPSQAKPGSTPLGCYQKLIEYHKKGDLSFKYVKTFNMDEYVGLPRNHPESYHSYMWNNFFKHIDINPSNAHILDGNAPDLKAECEAFEKKIEEAGGIDLFVGGIGPDGHIAFNEPGSSLVSRTRLKTLAMDTILANAKYFHGDLSKVPTMALTVGVGTVMDAREVMILITGAHKAFALYKAIEEGVNHMWTVSAFQQHPHTIFVCDEDATLELRVKTVKYFKGLMHVHNKLVDPLHSMKEQD is encoded by the exons ATGATCTGGCAAGCGAATGGGCTGCAAAATATATCTGCAATCGCCTCatccaagccaagccaagccaaacCAG GAAGTACACCTTTGGGCTGCTACCAGAAGCTTATTGAGTATCATAAAAAAGGAGATCTCTCTTTCAAATATGTGAAGACATTCAACATGGATGAATACGTAG GGCTCCCCAGAAATCATCCGGAGAGCTACCATTCTTACATGTGGAACAATTTTTTTAAGCATATTGATATCAATCCAAGCAACGCTCATATTCTCGATGGGAATGCTCCAGACTTGAAGGCAGAGTGTGAGGCATTTGAAAAAAAGATTGAAGAAGCTGGAGGAATCGATCTGTTTGTTGGAG GCATTGGTCCAGATGGCCACATTGCTTTCAATGAACCAGGCTCCAGTTTAGTCTCGAGAACAAGACTGAAGACACTAGCTATGGACACCATTCTGGCAAATGCAAAATACTTTCACGGAGACTTATCTAAAGTTCCAACTATGGCTTTAACAGTTGGTGTGGGAACAGTGATGGATGCTAGAGAA gtaaTGATTCTAATCACTGGAGCGCACAAAGCTTTTGCCCTGTACAAGGCGATTGAAGAAGGGGTCAACCATATGTGGACCGTTTCAGCTTTTCAGCAACATCCTCACACCATCTTCGTCTGTGACGAAGATGCAACCTTGGAACTACGAGTTAAAACTGTGAAATACTTTAAAG gtttaatgCATGTGCACAACAAACTTGTGGATCCCCTGCACAGTATGAAAGAGCAGGATTGA
- the GNPDA2 gene encoding glucosamine-6-phosphate isomerase 2 isoform X1 — translation MRLVILDNYDLASEWAAKYICNRLIQAKPSQTRYFTLGLPTGSTPLGCYQKLIEYHKKGDLSFKYVKTFNMDEYVGLPRNHPESYHSYMWNNFFKHIDINPSNAHILDGNAPDLKAECEAFEKKIEEAGGIDLFVGGIGPDGHIAFNEPGSSLVSRTRLKTLAMDTILANAKYFHGDLSKVPTMALTVGVGTVMDAREVMILITGAHKAFALYKAIEEGVNHMWTVSAFQQHPHTIFVCDEDATLELRVKTVKYFKGLMHVHNKLVDPLHSMKEQD, via the exons ATGAGGCTGGTAATCCTTGATAACTATGATCTGGCAAGCGAATGGGCTGCAAAATATATCTGCAATCGCCTCatccaagccaagccaagccaaacCAGGTATTTTACTCTTGGTTTACCAACAg GAAGTACACCTTTGGGCTGCTACCAGAAGCTTATTGAGTATCATAAAAAAGGAGATCTCTCTTTCAAATATGTGAAGACATTCAACATGGATGAATACGTAG GGCTCCCCAGAAATCATCCGGAGAGCTACCATTCTTACATGTGGAACAATTTTTTTAAGCATATTGATATCAATCCAAGCAACGCTCATATTCTCGATGGGAATGCTCCAGACTTGAAGGCAGAGTGTGAGGCATTTGAAAAAAAGATTGAAGAAGCTGGAGGAATCGATCTGTTTGTTGGAG GCATTGGTCCAGATGGCCACATTGCTTTCAATGAACCAGGCTCCAGTTTAGTCTCGAGAACAAGACTGAAGACACTAGCTATGGACACCATTCTGGCAAATGCAAAATACTTTCACGGAGACTTATCTAAAGTTCCAACTATGGCTTTAACAGTTGGTGTGGGAACAGTGATGGATGCTAGAGAA gtaaTGATTCTAATCACTGGAGCGCACAAAGCTTTTGCCCTGTACAAGGCGATTGAAGAAGGGGTCAACCATATGTGGACCGTTTCAGCTTTTCAGCAACATCCTCACACCATCTTCGTCTGTGACGAAGATGCAACCTTGGAACTACGAGTTAAAACTGTGAAATACTTTAAAG gtttaatgCATGTGCACAACAAACTTGTGGATCCCCTGCACAGTATGAAAGAGCAGGATTGA